One Brassica napus cultivar Da-Ae chromosome C2, Da-Ae, whole genome shotgun sequence DNA window includes the following coding sequences:
- the LOC106379207 gene encoding transmembrane protein 45A-like: MGTLVGHIVPGFFFFSLGLWHLFNHIKLFSLHPKSYVSCTWFPLSKPRYLEPLVIIIASSLSISVELFLGQKNHQPFDPNDGTIPSNHLHNFEHSCISITFITYAAFAIIFDKTRPVAHRDLINLIGALAFAQQLFLFHFHSADHTGVEGHYHLLLQLVVFVSLVTTLLGIALPSSFLVSFVRSLSISFQGIWLMSMACMLWTPSLVPKDCFLHIEEGKHTIRCSSVKGLHRALSLVNIQFSLFLVGVTIFAMWFYIFLQRIYGEKIEYSELRTKESKDTEIMMTMVEVHDTKSRNGVKSLA; this comes from the coding sequence ATGGGAACATTGGTGGGTCACATCGTACCaggatttttcttcttttcactTGGTCTATGGCACCTCTTTAACCACATCAAACTATTTTCTCTACATCCAAAATCATACGTATCATGTACATGGTTTCCCCTTTCCAAACCAAGATATTTAGAGCCTCTCGTGATCATTATAGCCTCCTCACTTTCCATTTCCGTGGAACTCTTCCTTGGCCAAAAGAACCACCAACCATTTGATCCCAATGACGGAACTATCCCATCAAACCATCTCCATAACTTTGAACACTCTTGCATCTCCATCACCTTCATCACATATGCCGCTTTTGCCATCATCTTTGACAAAACAAGACCAGTGGCTCATAGGGACCTCATCAACTTGATCGGGGCCCTCGCATTCGCCCAACAACTCTTTCTCTTCCATTTCCACTCGGCTGACCACACGGGCGTCGAGGGCCACTACCATTTGTTGCTACAGCTCGTGGTTTTTGTCTCTTTGGTGACAACACTCTTGGGTATCGCCTTACCGAGTAGCTTCTTGGTGAGTTTTGTTCGGTCACTTAGTATTTCTTTCCAAGGAATATGGCTTATGTCAATGGCTTGCATGCTTTGGACGCCAAGTTTGGTTCCCAAGGATTGCTTTCTTCACATTGAAGAGGGTAAACATACCATTAGATGCTCTAGCGTGAAAGGACTTCATAGAGCATTATCATTGGTTAATATCCAGTTTAGTTTGTTTCTGGTGGGTGTGACCATCTTTGCAATgtggttttatattttcttgCAAAGGATCTATGGTGAGAAAATTGAATATTCTGAGCTTCGAACAAAGGAATCCAAAGACACTGAGATCATGATGACCATGGTTGAAGTTCATGATACTAAGTCACGAAATGGAGTTAAGTCACTAGCTTGA